The following nucleotide sequence is from Gymnodinialimonas sp. 202GB13-11.
TGGCGCGCTTGACGCCCTGCGCGCGGGCGCGGTGGGTGGCCTCAGCACCGTCACCTATACCGGGCGCAAACCGCCCGCAGGGTGGCGCGGTTCCCCAGCGGAAGATATGGTCGATCTGGATACGCTGACGGAGGCCGCCACTCATTTCACCGGCACCGCCCGCGAAGCCGCCCTCGCCTATCCCAAGAACGCCAACGTTGCCGCCGCCGTGGCCCTTGCAGGCGCGGGCTTTGACGACACGCGGGCAGAGCTGATCGCCGACCCCGCCGCCACCGGAAACATCCACGACATCCGCGCTGAAGGGGCCTTTGGCACCATGGCCTTCCGCATCACCGGCAAGGGCCTGCCCGATAACCCCCGCTCCTCCGCACTCGCGGCGATGTCCGCTGTGGCCGCCATCCGCCAGGCAGCCGCCCCCATCCGGTTCGCGTGACATGGCCCGCCTCTACAACCGCGCCCTGAACCGCCTGAAGCTACGCCAACTCAGCCTCTTGGTCACGGTTGGGCGACTTGGAAACATCCAGGCCGCCGCCCAGGCAGAGAATATCAGCCAGCCTGCCGCCACGCGTATGGTCAAAGACCTTGAGGCCGATTTCGACACGCAACTTTTCGAGCGCACCAATCGCGGTGTGATCCCGACCGCGCAAGGTGCCGCCCTGATCCGCCACGCGCAGCTGATTTTCACCCAACTCTCCAACGCCACGCAGGAGATGGAAGATATCACCGAAGGCAGTGCAGGCCGGATCGTTGTGGGTACGCTTCTGGCCGGGGCCGCACAACTTGTGCCAATGGCCGTCCAGCGTGTGCTGTCCGAGCGTCCGAACGTCACGATCCGGATCATGGAAGGCACAAACGACGCCCTAATGCCTCGCGTCCAGACGGGGGAAGTTGATATGGTCGTTGGCCGCCTGCCGCATCACCGGCACCGCAAAGGGCTGATGCAGGTGCCGTTGATCCATGACGATGTGGTACTGGTCGTGGGCCGAAACCATCCCCTGGCCGGACGCGCCGATCTCACATTCGACGATCTCCGCCCCTACGGCTGGATTCTTCCCCCGCCTGAAACGACCCTGCGCCGCCAGATGGATGAAGTTTTCGTCGAAGCCGCGCAATACGAGCCGCCAAAAGTGGTCGAAAGCGTCAACTACCTCAGCAACCGTACCCTTCTCGGTGCTGGCGAATTAATCGGCCTCGTTCCGCGCACCGTTGCCGCCCTCGACATGGCGCTGAACGTGCTGACCCGTCTGGACTACGCCCTGCCCTTCGGCTCTGGTCCCATCGGGGTCACGCACAGGGGTGACGACCAACTCTCGCCCGCGGCACTCCTGTTTCTGTTGGCCTTGCAGGAAGAAGCCGAGGTTCTGAACCGGGGCCGCGCGGCCTCTAGCTGATCAGGGCGGTCGAAAGCCAAGGCGCGTAACTGAGCAGGATCAGTACAACCGCCACCGCAATCAGGAACGGCCAAAGCTGACGCAGGATGCGACCGGTGGGCGTCTCTCCCATCGCGCTGGCAATATAGAGGCCAACGCCCACCGGCGGCGTCAGCAGCCCCAATACAAGGTTCAGTGAAATAACAACGCCAAACTGATAGGGGCTGATCCCGTAGCTTTCGATAGCGATGGGCAAGAGGATCGGCGTCACCAGAATGATCGCCGCGATCCCGTCGATCACCATGCCCACGAACAACAGGACCACATTCACGATCAACAGAAAGAGGAACGGGTTTTCAGTGACTGTTGTGATGAACTCGGCCAACCGTTGCGGGACGGCCTCGTAGATGATGACCCAACCGAACACGTTTGCAGCAGCGATCATGAAGATGATCAACGCCGCATTCAGTGCCGTGCGCTTGAACATCTCGAATAGCTTTTTCGGCTCCAACTCTCGATAGAGCAGCCATCCCAGTGCAAACGCCACCACCGACGCCACGGCCGCAGATTCCGTAGGGGTCGCCACGCCGCCGATTATGCCACCGATGATGGCCGCCGGGATCAGCATCGCAGGCAGCGCGTAAAGCAAGGCTTTTCCAGCCTCGGACGCCTTCAACCATTCCCCCTTCGGGAATTGCTGTTTTAGGCCGATCAGTGCAATCACGATGGCGAAACAGACCGACAGGATCAGGCCCGGAATAATCCCAGCCAGGAACATGTCGCCAATGGGTATCTGCGCCAGCACCCCGTAGATCACGAATAGCATCGAGGGCGGGATCACCGGGGCGAGCAGCCCACCCGCCGCCGTGGTTGCTGCCGCAAAGCCACGATCATAGCCCTCTTCCTCCATGGCCGGGACCATGGCGCGCGACATCACCGCGATCTGCGCGGCGGCAGAGCCGACAATCGCCGCCATGAACATGTTCGCCAGCAAGTTGATGTAAGCGAGGCCCCCCCGGAACCCTCCCACGAAGACCCGCGCCGCATTGATCAGACGACGCGTCATGCCGCCTTCATTCATCAACTCGCCCGTCAGCATGAAAAGCGGGATGGCCAGCAAGCCGTACGCCTCCACGCCCGAGAACATCCGCTGCGCGAAGCTGTCGTAAAGGATCGTGTTGTCACTTTCCCAAATGTACCACATCGCCGTCAGCGCAAGGACAACGGCAACCGGCACGGCCAGCAGCAGCTTGGCAAAGAACAGCGCCGGGGTCATGTGGCGACCTCCGGGCCATGGCTTTCCGGCGGCGCGAAGTTCAGTAGATGCGCCGTGGCGTGCAGGAAAACACCTGCCGAGAAGATCGGCATGACCAGCCAGATCACCCATTTCGATACACCCAAGGTGCTCGTCGGCTCCGCATAGATGAAATTGAAGGTGCTGCCCTGAAACGCCATCACGTCCCACCCGTTTTGTGCCAGCGCGAGCGGGTTGAACCAACGCCAACAGAACCACAGCATCGCTGCGGCGAAGACGAAGACGGCTAGGTCCACCAACTTCGCAGCTACGCGCTTGGCTCCTTCTGGCAACGCGTCAGTCAGGATCGTGATCGCCACCTGCTGCCGCATCTGGATCGCTGCCGAAGCACCCAGAAACGTCATCCAGACCATTGTGTAAATCGCCGCCTCATCCACCCAATAGATCGGCGCGCCCGCCGTGCGGGTGACGACGTTGAGCAGGATCAGAAGCGTCACACCCACCGCTAGAATGGCGGCGGCAGAAAGCTCAATCCTGGCCCAAAAACGTGAGATACGGGTCAACATGACAGGCGTCCAAGCAAAACCCGGACGCCCGCAGACGCCCGGGTTTGTTCGTTTGAAATCAGATCACTCGCGGGTCGCGTCAGCCACGCCGCGCAGGGTTTCCAACGCCTCACCGGCGCGCTCTTCCCAGATGCCTTCCCATTCAGCCACGGCATCCCCGAAGAAGTCGCGATCGGCCTCGATATAAGTCACGTCGAAGTCGCGGATTTCTTCCTGCCAGCCCGCATCACGCTCCACATATGTGGTCAGAACACCGTCCACAGCGGCCCCCATCAGGTCGGAGATCATCGTGCGGTCTTCCTCCGACAGGCCCGCCCAGACCCGGGCCGAGACGAGGCCCACCATCGGGAACATCATGTGGTTGGTGCGCAGCATTGTGTCGGCATGTTCATGGTAGCGCAGCAGCACGATCAGCTCGCTGTCCATGTCGATCCCGTCGACCTGCCCATTGGCCAGCGCATCGAACACGGCGGGCAGCGGCATCGGCGTGGGGGCCGCGCCGATCGCATTGTAGAAATCGAGGTTTGCCTCAAACGGCGTGATGCGGATTTTCTGGCCCGCAAGCCCGGCCGCATCGGTCACACCGCCGTTCGTGAGGATATGACGCATCCCCGCGCTGCCATATCCAACGCCGACAACGCCCAGCGAACCGGGCAATTGGTCGAGCATCGCACGCGCCTCGTCCGAGCGCAGAATGGCCGCGGCGTGGGCCATGTCATCGGCGAGGAACGGCTGGTAGAACGCGCCGAAGTCCGTGGCGCGGTTGGAAATTTCGGCCACCGTCATGAACGCCATGTCGAGCGCGCCTGACTGCAACTGTTGCAGCATGTCGGCCTCATTACCCAACTGCCGCGCCGGGAAGACGGTTACGGTATGTTCGCCACCCGAGGCTTCGGACAAGGCGGTGCCGAACTCTTCGGCGGCCAGCGTCCAGACGTGGGGTGGCGGCGTGATCAGGCCCAAGCGGAATTCCTCAGCCTGCGCCGTCCCGGCAAACCCGGTCACGGCCATGGCCGCAGAGGCCAGCAATGCGTTGAATGTCTTCATGTCTTTTCTCCCTATCCGCCCTCGGCTTCTTGTGTGGCCGGGGCTATTTTTGATTGGTTCCGGCAGAGCCTAGCCGGATTTCGGACGCCCGCGCAACGGATTGCCGCTAAAGCGTCACCCAGCCTTCAGGCGGTTCCTTCCCCGGATGCACCTCTCCGCATGATCCGCAAGTCCGCGCCTCTTCCGAGTCGTAGAACCTGGCATAAACAGGTGGCAGATCTTCCACGATGCTCTTCAGATGCAACTCCGCGCGGTGCACAAGGCTTCCACAATTAAAGCAATACCACTCGATCGCATCCACCGCGCCTTCGGGGCGTTTGGGTTCTATCACCAAGCCTACCGATCCCTCCATCGGGCGTTGGGGTGAGTGGCGCACATGGGGCGGCAGCAGGAACACCTCCCCCTCCCGGATCGGCACATCGTAGAATTCGCCCTGATCGTAGAGCTTCAGGACCATGTCGCCTTCGAGCTGGTAGAAGAACTCCTCCACCGGGTCATCATGGTAATCGGTGCGCTTGTTCGGCCCGCCCACGACCGTCACCATTATATCGCTGTCCTCGAACACCATCTTGTTGCCGACGGGCGGTTTCAAAAGGTGGCGATGTTCGTCAATCCAGGCTTTGAAGTTGAAGGCCGATAGCCGTCCCATGTCCGTCACTCCCCGTATCTGTCGCACATTAGTTTGCCCCGCTCAGGTATAACCGCAAGCGTTCATTTTCGCGCCCACTATCCGGAATCCTGATATCAAAGATTGGCGAAATACTCCGCCTGCTCCCAATCCGAGATATGGGCGAGGTAGCGCATCCACTCGTGCCGTTTCAGAGTGATGAACCAATCGTGGACCTCTGGCGTCAGCGCGGCGCGTAACGTGTTGGAAGCCGCGAAGGCCTCAATCGCCTCTCCAAGCGAGACCGGAAGCGCAGGTGCACCACCGCCATAGGGGTCGATCATTTCCGGCGGTGGGTCTTGTGCCGCCTTGAGGCCCGCGTGGCCGGAGATGAGTTGCGCCGAGAGCGCCAGATAGGGGTTCGCAGCACTGTCAGGCAGCCGGTTTTCGACGCGCCCGTCGAGCGCGCGCACCATAGCTCCACGATTATCGTGCGCCCATGCGATGCACGTCGGAGCGAGCTGATAGGGCGTGAAGCGTTTGTAACTGTTGACCGTTGGATTGGTCAGAAGCGCGCAAGCCGGGGCATGGGCGAGCAGGCCTCCGATCCAATGGGCCATATTGAAATCGGGCGCGAGGCTCTGGTGGATATGCCATCCATTCGCCACCGCATTCGGCAAGGCAGGCTTCGGCATGAAGCTGGCGAGCATCCCGTGGCGGTGGCTCAACTCCTTGGCCAGCATACGGAACTTCACCGCCTGCTCGGCCACCTCGGACGGCGTGCCGGGCGCAAACGTGACCTCGTATTGCGATGGTCCCATCTCCACCTCAACCGAACGCACATCAATGCCCATCTCCTCCGCTGCGCGGCGCAGGCGGTCGAGCATCGGCTCAACCTCCGAGTAACGGGTCTCGGTCAGATACTGATAGCCCTGCGTTGTGTTCTCCACCTGCGGCGGGTGCCCGGGCATGGTCGACTGCGCCGGCGCCAGCGACGGATCGACCACGCGAAACACCTGGAATTCGATCTCCACGCCCATCGTCGCGCGCAGGCCCTCCTCCGCCAAGGCCTCCTCGCAGCTGCGCAGAATTGCGCGGGAGCAGAACGGGCTCTCCACATCGCAATGGATCAATGCGGAATGGGGCGACCAGGGCAGTTTGCGGAAGGTCGCGGGATCGGGCCGCAAGACCACGTCCGACGCCCCTTGCATCGGCGCGCCCTCCCCCGCCCAGACCGGAAAGGCGGTGCGATGCGACAAGTCTTTCAACAGCAGTGTCGAGGGCACCCTTAGGCCATCCGCCAACACGCTTGGCAACGCGCTGGCCGTCACTGTCTTGCCGCGCAGCACCCCGTGCGGGTCAGTGAAGACAACGCGGATCGTCTCGATCCCGTCTCGTTCCACCAGCTTCAGAATTTCGTCTGTCGTCAAACGCTTGCATCCCAGGGGCAATGGCCCCGACGTTCCAAGTCTGCCGCAAGGGACGCCGCCTGCCAATCCTCATCCGGGGCAATCGCATCATTCGACAGCGGCCCCTTGATGGCCTCCGTCCCGCCATTTTGCATCTTGAGGCCCGACGCATCACCCTCTTCCACGGCCTTGATCGCGGCGCGCAGCATGCGGCGATATTTGATGATGCCGACGTCGGTCTTGCCCAGATGCTCGAACCGCCGATCCTGTATCCGGCCCATCGATTCCACCGCCCATTGGTCATGCACGTTGATGTCGAGACCCATGCCCGTATAGGTCTGGTCGGCCTGTTCGTCGGGGTCGTAGCCATAATTGTTACGCGCATTCTTGAGCGGCGCGTAGTCCGGCAACCGATGCTCGGCCAGCCGCTGGTCGCGCATCGTAGCCTTGTCGACGGGCGCGTTGAAAGAAGTGAACATCGAATACCAATAGCAGGTCTCGTCATCGACGGGCACATGCCATTGGGTGATCGTCATCTCGCGGCTCATCGGGATGCAAATGGCCTGCGGGAAGATCTGGTTCGTGACGCGCACATGGGTCCGCCCATCATCGAGATGGCGTAGCGCGGTGAGTTTCATGCCGTAGTCGGTTTCATCCACCATGATCTCGGGGCGCGGATAGTCGCGCAGGAGTTTTGTCATCGGAATTTCGGTGTTTCCAGCCTTATCGCGGAATTGCTTGCCGTAGCTGTCCGCCGGGTCCTCATCCTGCAGGAAGCGGTGCAGGAAGGAAGCGTGCGCAGGGTCGATGCCCACTTCCATCGCTTGCAGCCAGTTGCATTCCCAGAGGCCCTTGAACGCGAAGACATGGGTGTCGGGCGCGCGGAAACAGTCGAAATCGGCAAAAGGCGGCGGGTCGCCTTCGCCCATATAGGCCCAGATGATGCCGTTGAGTTCGCGCACCGGATAGCTGACGGCCTTGATCTGCTTATGCATCCGGCTGCCTTCAGGCTCGCCGGGCTGTTCGACGCATTGGCCGGTGCAATCGAAGTGCCATCCGTGGAACGGGCATCGCAGGCCATTGTCTTCCAGCCGCCCATAGGCAAGGTCCGCGCCGCGATGGGGGCAATGTCGCCCGATCAGGCCAAGCGTTCCGCCCTCGTCACGGAACAGCACCAGCGCCTCGCCCAGTAGCGTCACCGGCACCACGGGTCGCGCGCCCATCAACTCATCGCTCAACGCCGCCGGTTGCCAATACTGGCGCAGCACCTTCCCCGCGCCGGTTCCCGGTCCGATCCGGGTGATCTGATCATTCAACTCCTGACTCATCATGGGCGCGGCACCTCATTCAATTGTGCGATATACGCACATTTGTTGACTTATTGAGCCTGCCGCGCTTTGCTGCACCTGTCAACGAAAGCAGGGCCGATGTCGAAAACCCTCTCTTCCACGCTTCTCAAAGGTCTCGACGTGATCGCAGCGTTTGAGGACGCGCCCGCGCTGACCCTGTCGCAAATCGCCGAGCGCGCTGGCCTTGACCGGTCCACCGCACGCCGCCTGACACTCACATTGGTTGAGGCCGGATGGGCCCGCCAACAAGGCCGCGCCTTCTCACTTGCGCCTCGCGTCCTGCGCCCGGCTGGCGCATTCCTGCAAGCGGGCAGCTTCGGGCGCGCCGTGCAACCCACGTTGAACGCCCATGCGGAGACCTTAGGCGGAGAGATCAGCCTCGCCGTGCGTGACGAAAATGTCGCCGTCTACGTCGCCCATTCGGCGCGCCCCGGCGCGCGGGTCTCGCTTGGCCTGACGGTCGGCTCCACCCTGCCTCTCGACACCACGGCCATCGGACAGGTGTTGAAAGGCAGCGACCAACCCGCGCAAGTTATCCGCGGCGCGTATGAAGCCGGTGTCTGCGGCCTTGCCGTGCCCATCGGCCCTCCCGAAACGCCGCAAGCCGCCCTTGGCACAACCCTTCCCCTCGCCCTGCCCGACCTTGAAACCCGTCTCGAAACGGCGCTCGCAGCATTGCAAATGGCCGCGGCCGACTTGAAGGATGTGCCGGGACTTGCACCCCATACCTGATTGCGGCATTCGATCCATTGCAATTTGAGACCAGAGGTCTCAATACTGAAGCGGCGCGTGGACCTAACGCCTGCGCGTTTTGGCCGTATGGCCTTGCACGTCGCTGCGGGATTAAGGCTGTTGCAGGGACCATTTTGGGGGGACGAAAATCATGGCGCAACCGGTATTGGACCTGTCCCCGAAAGTCTCGGACGAAATCCGCAAAACCACCTGCTACATGTGTGCCTGCCGCTGCGGGATCAACGTGCACATGAAGGAGGGCAAAGTTGCTTATATCGAGGGCAACCGCGACCATCCGGTGAACCAGGGAGTACTGTGTGCCAAAGGCTCAGCAGGCATCATGCAGGTCAACGCGCCCTCGCGTTTGAAAGCGCCCCTGAAACGCGTCGGCCCACGCGGCTCGGGCGAATTCGAGGAAATCAGCTGGGAAGAGGCCTACACGATCGCCGAGGGCTGGCTGCGCCCGATCCGCGAGGAAGACCCCTCCAAGCTGGCGTTCTTCACCGGCCGCGACCAATCGCAATCCTTCACAAGTTTCTGGGCGCAGAATTTCGGCACCCCAAACTACGCGGCCCATGGCGGCTTCTGCTCGGTCAATATGGCCGCCGCCGGCATCTACACGATGGGCGGCGCATTCTGGGAATTCGGGCAGCCCGATTGGGATCACACCAAGCTGTTTATGCTCTTTGGCGTCGCCGAGGATCACGACAGCAACCCGATCAAGATGGGCCTCGGCAAGATCAAAGCGCGCGGGGCCAAGGTCATCGGCGTGAACCCGATCCGCTCAGGTTATAACGCGGTCGCTGACGAATGGGTCGGCATCACGCCCGGCACCGACGGGCTGTTTATTCTCGCCATGGTCCACTGCCTGATGAAGGCGGGTAAGATCGACCTCGACTACCTCGCGCGGTGGACGAACGCGCCGGTGCTGGTCGACAAGGACACCGGCCTCTTGCTGCGCGACAAAGACGGCAAGGAACTGGTCATCGACCGCAAGACGGGCAAGCCCACCGCCTTTGACAAGAAAGGCGTGCAGCCTGACCTGTCGGCCACCCACAAGGACGGCCACAAGCCCGTCCTCCACCACATGGCCGAACGCTACATGTCCGATGAATACGCGCCGGAGAATGTGGCCGACCGCTGTGGCATTCCCGCCGACAAGATCCGCGCCATCGCCGCCGAACTGGCGCGCGTGGCGTTTGAGGAATCCTTTGAGCTGCCCATCGAATGGACCGACTTCCGCGGCGAAACCCACACCTCCATGACCGCGCGCCCAGTCTCCATGCACTCCATGCGCGGGATCAGCGCGCACGCCAACGGCTTCCAGACCTGCCGCGCGCTGCATGTCCTGCAAATCATCCTGGGCAGTGTCGAAGCCCCCGGCGGCTTCCGCTTCAAGCCGCCCTACCCCAAGCCCTCGAAAATCCACCCCAAGCCGCACTGCAAGGTCACACCCGGCCAACCGCTCGACGGCCCGCATCTGGGCTTCACCCATGGCCCCGAAGATCTGGCCCTGAAGGAAGACGGTACCCCCGCCCGCATCGACAAGGCCTATACCTGGGAAAACCCCATGAGCGCCCATGGCCTCATGCACATGGTCATCTCCAACGCCCATGCGGGCGATCCCTACAAGATCGACACGCTCTTCATGTACATGGCCAACATGTCGTGGAACTCTTCGATGAATTCAGGCGGCGTCATGCAGATGCTGACCGACAAGGATGAAAATGGCGAGTATGTTATCCCGCATATCATCTATTCCGATGCCTATTCGTCCGAGATGGTCGCCTATGCCGACCTGATCCTGCCCGACACGACCTACCTCGAACGCCACGATTGCATCAGCCTGCTCGACCGCCCGATCTGCGAGGCCGACGGGGCCGCCGATGCGATCCGCTGGCCCGTGATCGAACCCGACCGCGACGTCAAAGGCTTCCAATCCGCCCTCTGCGACCTCGGCGCGCGCCTCGGCCTGCCCGGCTTCGTGAATGAGGACGGCTCCCAGAAATACGCCGATTACGGCGATTACATCGTCAACCACATCCGCCGCCCCGGCATCGGCCCGCTGGCCGGTTGGCGTGGCGAGAATGGCGACCAGCACGGGCGCGGCGACCCGAACCCCGATCAGCTGAACCAGTATATTGAGAATGGCGGCTTCTTTGTCAGCCACATCCCCGAGGGCGCGAACTACATGAAGCCCTGGAACGCGGCCTACCAGGATTGGGCCGTGGAAATGGGCCTTTACGACACGCCGCAGCCCTACCTCTTCACGCTCTTCGTCGAGCCAATGCAGAAGTTCCGCCGCGCGGCCGAGGGCCATGGCGACATCCAGCCACCCGAGCATCTGCGCGAGCAGGTCCGCGAGAACATGGACCCGCTGCCGTTCTGGTCCGACCCCGCGCCGGCCAACAAGGTCGATGACTACCCCATCACCGCGCTCACCCAGCGCCCGATGGCAATGTATCACTCCTGGGGCACCCAGAACGCTTGGCTGCGGCAATTGCACGGCCACAATCCGCTCTACGTGCCCACCAAGCTGATGCGCGAGAACAACCTGAACGATGGCGACTGGGCCAAAGTCACTTCGCCCCACGGCACAATCACCGTGCCGGTCATGGAGATGGCCGCGCTCAACGAAAACACCGTCTGGACGTGGAACGCCATCGGCAAACGCAAAGGCGCTTGGGCGCTGGATGAGGACGCGCCGGAGGCCACCAAAGGGTTCCTGCTGAACCACCTGATCCACGAGCTTCTGCCCGCCAAAGGCGACGGCCACCGCTGGACGAACTCCGATCCGATCACCGGACAAGCGGCGTGGTTCGATCTGAAAGTCCGCATCGAAAAGGCCGAAGCACCCACCGAAAGCCAGCCCGCCTATCCACCGATCAAATCGCCCGTGGGCAAGGGTCCCAAGGACCTTGCCTGGAAGGTAGGGCAATGAAGCTAGTGACTGCATTTCTGTTGAGCGGCGCGCTTGCTGGATCTGCTGCTGCGGACTCCGAACTCACGGCTGCCTCCGCTGCAGCGTCGCAAAACGGATGGCGCACATGGCATGCCGAACACGGTCTGGGATCATTTGATATGACTGGTCTTTCCGAGACCAACGTCATCGTCCACAATCCTGACAATGGCCCAAGAAGCCAATGGTCTGTCGAATTGGTCGGAGCACGCGACTCTTCCACTAACACCTGTTCGTGGGCGTGGGCGTTGGACGACCTGTCTCACCTCCCCCGCACTTCTGCGCAAGCCGTCTTCACCCACGCAGAAAACACCGGGGCGGCCGCTCTGTCGCAACCGGCGCATATCCTCGACTATCACGATTGTGCCGACTGGCTTGGGCACGCCATTGTTCTTGGCGACCCGCAGGTCATCATCCCCCTGAGTTACGGAAGCGAACGGGTCCATTACTTCGGCTTCATCAGTCAGATCGCGGGCTCCTCATGATATCCAACCGTCCTCTTCCATGTGCCAAAAATATCCCGGGGGTCGTCCTTTGCGGCGCCATTGGTTCAAGCCCAATGGACGACGAGGGGGCTGGCCCCCTCGCACGGTCGCCGCGCGCAAGCGCGGGGAAACCCCTTCCACTCAGCCAGGCCTGACCCATGACCCAGCTTCCCACCTCGACCCAGAAAAAACTCGGCCTCGTGATCGACCTCGACACCTGCGTCGGGTGCCATGCCTGCGTGATCTCCTGCAAAGGCTGGAACACCGAAAACTACGGCGCGCCGCTTTCTGATCAGGACGCCTACGGGTCCGACCCATCGGGCACCTTCCTCAACCGCGTGCATTCCTATTCCGTTCAGCCGCTGGCGACCTCCGCCAAACCGCACCCGGCGGCACAAACCATCCACTTCCCAAAATCCTGCCTGCACTGCGAAGACGCGCCCTGCGTTACCGTCTGCCCCACCGGCGCCAGCTACAAACGCGCGGAAGACGGCATCGTTCTGGTCAACGAAAAGGACTGCATCGGCTGCGGCCTTTGCGCCTGGGCCTGCCCCTACGGCGCGCGCGAGTTGGACCAGGACGAAGGCGTGATGAAGAAATGCACGCTCTGCGTCGACCGCATCTATAACGAAAACCTGCCCGAGGAAGACCGCGAACCGGCCTGCGTGCGCACCTGCCCCGCCGGCGCGCGCCATTTCGGTGATTTCGCCGATCCCGAAAGCAATGTGTCCAAACTCACCGCCGAACGGGGTGGAATGGACCTGATGCCGGAACAGGGCACGAAACCGGTCAACAAATACTTGCCGCCGCGGCCCAAGGACGATCTGCCGGAATTTGACGTCCTCGCCCCCTATCTGGAGCCTGTCGCCGAAAACCCCGGTGGCTTCATCGGCTGGCTCGACAAAGCGCTCGACGCCCTTCCCGGAAAGGCGAACTGATATGCATCCGGCTCCTTCCGTCATCATCTTCACCACGCTGTCCGGCCTAGGCTTTGGCCTGTTGACCTTCCTCGGTCTGGGTTATCCCGAGGTCACCGGCTGGACCGCGTTTTGGTTCTTCGTGATCGGTTACGTGCTGGCTGTGGGCGGGCTGATCTCGTCCACCTTCCACCTCGGCCACCCCGAACGGGCGTGGAAAGCCTTCAGCCAGTGGAAAACATCGTGGCTCTCGCGCGAAGGCATCTGTGCGGTGGCTGCCCTTCTGGTCATGGCGCTCTACGGCGCGGGCCTCGTCTTCTTCAATGCCACATGGCAGCCACTAGGCTATCTTGGGGCGCTGTTGTCGGTCGGTACTGTCTTCACCACCTCAATGATCTACGCGCAGATGAAAACCGTTCCGCGTTGGCACTCACCGCTCACGCCGGTGAAATTCCTGTCGTTGTCGCTGGCTGGCGGCGCACTTCTGGCAGGCCAAGTCACCGCAGCGGCGATCCTTCTGATGGTGGCAGCCATCGCTACGCTTCTGGCATGGTTTCAGGGCGATCATGCCTTCAAAGGCTCCGGCACCGATATGGAAACCGCCACCGGTCT
It contains:
- a CDS encoding LysR substrate-binding domain-containing protein; protein product: MARLYNRALNRLKLRQLSLLVTVGRLGNIQAAAQAENISQPAATRMVKDLEADFDTQLFERTNRGVIPTAQGAALIRHAQLIFTQLSNATQEMEDITEGSAGRIVVGTLLAGAAQLVPMAVQRVLSERPNVTIRIMEGTNDALMPRVQTGEVDMVVGRLPHHRHRKGLMQVPLIHDDVVLVVGRNHPLAGRADLTFDDLRPYGWILPPPETTLRRQMDEVFVEAAQYEPPKVVESVNYLSNRTLLGAGELIGLVPRTVAALDMALNVLTRLDYALPFGSGPIGVTHRGDDQLSPAALLFLLALQEEAEVLNRGRAASS
- a CDS encoding 3-hydroxyanthranilate 3,4-dioxygenase, with the protein product MGRLSAFNFKAWIDEHRHLLKPPVGNKMVFEDSDIMVTVVGGPNKRTDYHDDPVEEFFYQLEGDMVLKLYDQGEFYDVPIREGEVFLLPPHVRHSPQRPMEGSVGLVIEPKRPEGAVDAIEWYCFNCGSLVHRAELHLKSIVEDLPPVYARFYDSEEARTCGSCGEVHPGKEPPEGWVTL
- a CDS encoding TRAP transporter large permease, giving the protein MTPALFFAKLLLAVPVAVVLALTAMWYIWESDNTILYDSFAQRMFSGVEAYGLLAIPLFMLTGELMNEGGMTRRLINAARVFVGGFRGGLAYINLLANMFMAAIVGSAAAQIAVMSRAMVPAMEEEGYDRGFAAATTAAGGLLAPVIPPSMLFVIYGVLAQIPIGDMFLAGIIPGLILSVCFAIVIALIGLKQQFPKGEWLKASEAGKALLYALPAMLIPAAIIGGIIGGVATPTESAAVASVVAFALGWLLYRELEPKKLFEMFKRTALNAALIIFMIAAANVFGWVIIYEAVPQRLAEFITTVTENPFLFLLIVNVVLLFVGMVIDGIAAIILVTPILLPIAIESYGISPYQFGVVISLNLVLGLLTPPVGVGLYIASAMGETPTGRILRQLWPFLIAVAVVLILLSYAPWLSTALIS
- a CDS encoding glutamine synthetase family protein: MTTDEILKLVERDGIETIRVVFTDPHGVLRGKTVTASALPSVLADGLRVPSTLLLKDLSHRTAFPVWAGEGAPMQGASDVVLRPDPATFRKLPWSPHSALIHCDVESPFCSRAILRSCEEALAEEGLRATMGVEIEFQVFRVVDPSLAPAQSTMPGHPPQVENTTQGYQYLTETRYSEVEPMLDRLRRAAEEMGIDVRSVEVEMGPSQYEVTFAPGTPSEVAEQAVKFRMLAKELSHRHGMLASFMPKPALPNAVANGWHIHQSLAPDFNMAHWIGGLLAHAPACALLTNPTVNSYKRFTPYQLAPTCIAWAHDNRGAMVRALDGRVENRLPDSAANPYLALSAQLISGHAGLKAAQDPPPEMIDPYGGGAPALPVSLGEAIEAFAASNTLRAALTPEVHDWFITLKRHEWMRYLAHISDWEQAEYFANL
- a CDS encoding TRAP transporter substrate-binding protein — its product is MKTFNALLASAAMAVTGFAGTAQAEEFRLGLITPPPHVWTLAAEEFGTALSEASGGEHTVTVFPARQLGNEADMLQQLQSGALDMAFMTVAEISNRATDFGAFYQPFLADDMAHAAAILRSDEARAMLDQLPGSLGVVGVGYGSAGMRHILTNGGVTDAAGLAGQKIRITPFEANLDFYNAIGAAPTPMPLPAVFDALANGQVDGIDMDSELIVLLRYHEHADTMLRTNHMMFPMVGLVSARVWAGLSEEDRTMISDLMGAAVDGVLTTYVERDAGWQEEIRDFDVTYIEADRDFFGDAVAEWEGIWEERAGEALETLRGVADATRE
- a CDS encoding TRAP transporter small permease — encoded protein: MLTRISRFWARIELSAAAILAVGVTLLILLNVVTRTAGAPIYWVDEAAIYTMVWMTFLGASAAIQMRQQVAITILTDALPEGAKRVAAKLVDLAVFVFAAAMLWFCWRWFNPLALAQNGWDVMAFQGSTFNFIYAEPTSTLGVSKWVIWLVMPIFSAGVFLHATAHLLNFAPPESHGPEVAT
- a CDS encoding aspartate dehydrogenase — encoded protein: MRLAIIGKGAIAGYVTDAILEQSDLSLDGRVLRQAQAHAIVDVADLPPVDLLIDCAGHAGLAQHGPKALAAGIDVLTLSLGALADAELSAQLEHAARSGGAQLHLASGAIGALDALRAGAVGGLSTVTYTGRKPPAGWRGSPAEDMVDLDTLTEAATHFTGTAREAALAYPKNANVAAAVALAGAGFDDTRAELIADPAATGNIHDIRAEGAFGTMAFRITGKGLPDNPRSSALAAMSAVAAIRQAAAPIRFA